From Myxococcota bacterium:
GCAGCCCACAACCCAGCGATCCGCATGGGGCCCCCCTGCTTCGTTTGGGGCGCAGCATAGCAGCGGTTGAAAGCCCGCGGGCCCGCCTCTATACACTCGTCGCTTCGCTGCCCAGGTGGTGAAATTGGTAGACACGCCAGGTTGAGGGCCTGGTCCCAGCAATGGGGTGCTGGTTCGAGTCCAGTCCTGGGCACCATGCGAAGAGCCGCGCAGGCCGGCAGCCGAGTGTCTGCGCGCGGCCCCGGACGAAGGGTCAGGCGGCCCGTTTGCTCGGCGCGGTCGGGCCGGCTACGCTCGCGCCCGCTTTGATTCCCGGGGGACTGATGAGGGCAGCCGCCGTCGCGCTGTGCGCGACGCTGTTCGCCCTTTCGGCGCGCGGCGACGAGTCGCCCGAGCTCACCCAGGCCATCGCGCTCACCAAGGCGAGGTTCCCCAAGCTCGTGCATTTCGCCAACGCCGATCACTTCCTGGCCGGGGTCGACGACGCGGAGCTCGAGTCACTCAAGAAGCGCGTCGAATCGGGCACGTGGGACGACTCGGTGCAGGCGGCGGTGTGGGTCGTGCTCGAAGGCTTCTCGCGCGAGCAAGGGCCCGCGGCCACCTTCGGACGCAACCTGACCAGCGAGATCGCGGGCCTGGCCGCCACGAGCGGCAAGCCCGAGGTGCTCCAGGGCGTGGGCGGCGTGCTCGAGAAGTTCCTGCTCGACCCGAGTCACCCGTTCTCGATCATCGCGCAGGGGCTCCTGGCCGAGAAGATCCGCTGCGGCGCGGCGTCGCTCGGCATGGACGAGTTCGTGGCGCGCATCACGGACGAGACGAACCCCGACAAGGAGTTCGCGCTCGGCTCGACCGACGGCACGGTCGCGGACCGCTTCGGCATCCACCCGCACGCCGACCTGTTCAGCGTGGCGGCGTCGGGCCAGAACGTGGTCGCGGTGGGCTACTTCGGCACGGTGCTCGTGTCTCACGACGCCGGCGATACCTGGGACGTGCCGGCCACCGGCACCGACGAGCCGCTGTACGCCGTGTCCTTCGGCCCCGACGACGAGGTCTGGGCGGCGGGCCGGGCGGGCGCGGTGTTGTTCTCCAAGGACGCAGGCCGGAGCTGGCTGCGCCGCCCCACCCCCTTCGCGCGCCACGTGTTCGGCCTGTACGCGACCGACAAGGGCACCGTGCTCGCGGTCGGTGATTTCGGCCTGCAGCTGCGCACGGTCGACGGCGGCGCGCGCTGGACGTGCATTCCGCGCGTGCAGGACGTGATCCTGGGCCGGCTGGTGCGCGCAGGCGCGAGCGACGCGGTCGGCGTGGGCGAGTTCGGCACGATCGAGAGACTCCACGGCGCCAAGCCCCCCGCCACGCGCGGGTCACTCTCGGGCGTACCCGAAGACACCTACGTGTACGATGCGTGGCTCGACGCCGACGGCAAGACCGGGATCGCCGTCGGCCTGACGGGGACGATCCTGCGCTCGAGCGACGGCGGAGCGAGCTGGGCGCCGGTGAAGACGCAGTTCACCCAGGACCTGTTCGGAGTCGGCGGGAACGGTGACCACGTGGTGGTCTCCGGCGAGGGCGGGCTGCTCGCGCTCTCGACCGACGGCGGCCTGACCTTCCAGGCCGCCGAGAGCCCGTCCCTGCCCGTCCCGCTGCTCGACGTCGACTTCGGCGACGCGACCCACGCCTATGCGGTCGGGCCGCGCGGCATGGTGCTGCGCTCGAGCGACGGCGGCGCCCACTTCGCGCTGGTGCACCCCGGGAGTCACAAGTGACCGCCGCCGAACGCTTCTCGCGCTTCTTCGCCCTGCGCCGCAACTGGTTCGCGGCTGTGATCGCGGTGATCAGCGGCTTCTTCCTGTTCCAGATGCGGCACCTGGAGATCTACACCCAGTTCCTCGATCTCCTGCCGCGCAACCACCCGTTCATCCGCACCTACGAGACCTACCGCGACACGTACGGCAACGCCAACACCGTGGTGGCGGCGATCGTGGTGCGCGACGGCGACATCTACCGGCCCGAGATCCTGCGCGCGATCCAGAAGCTCACGGCCGAGCTCGACTCCTCGGTCGTGCCCGCCGAGGTGAACGCCTTCCCCGCGAGTCACTACGTGACCCCCAAGGGCATCGTGGCCACGACCGTGCACCACGTGGTCGCGCTCGCGGACCGCCTGTTCCATCCCGCGACCAACTACGAGGCCGAGACGGGCGTCGACCACAACCTGGTCACCAGCCTCACCGACCGCACGGCGCGCGACGCGCGCGTGCAGCTCGACGGCACGCTGATCTCGCCGCAGCTCGTGGAGACCATTCCCGAGGACGCGAAGGGCCTGGCCGACCTGCGCGAGAAGGTGCGCCGCAACCCGTCGGTGTTCGGCGTGCTGGTGTCACCCGACGAGAAGGCGGCGCTGGTGCGCGCGAGCTTCGTCGAGACCCGGCTCGACTACGGCGCGCTGTTCAAGAACCTGCAACAGGCCAAGAAAGACGTGGAGGCCGAGTTCCCGGTCGACGTGTACGTGACGGGTCAGCCGCTCCTGTTCGGCTGGGCCTACGCGTTCGCCACCGAGATCCTGCTGGTGTTCGCGTCCACGCTGGTCGTGTCGGTGCTCTTGCTCTGGGCCTACTTCCGGCGCTTCTACGGCGTGTTCCTGCCCATGTCCGGGGCCGCGGTGAACGTGATCTGGGGCCTCGGCTTCGCGGCCTGGCTCAACTACAACCTCGACCCGCTGGTCCTGGTCGTGCCCATGCTGATCACCGCGCGCGCGATCAGTCACTCGGTGCAGTTCGTCGAGCGCTTCTACGAGGAGTACGAGGTGCTCGGCGACAAGGACGAGGCCTGCATCCGCTCCATGGCGGAGCTCCTGTTGCCCGGCACGCTCGCGATCCTGACCGACGTGTTCGGCCTGCTCACGATCGGGCTCGCGACCATCCCGCTGATGTCGAAGCTCGGGCTTCTGTGCGCGTTCTGGGCCACCTCGATCCTGGTCACCGAGATGCTCCTGAACCGGCTCCTGATCCTCTATCTGCCCGCGCCGAGCGAGCGCGCGCACCGCATCTCGCCGCTCACCTCGCGCGTGCTGGCGCGCGCCGCCAACGTCGTGGTGTCGCGCCGCGGGGCGATCCTGGTGACCAGCGCGTTCGCCGTGCAGACGGCGGTCTGCTTCTGGCTCGCGCTCAAGGTGCCGGTGGGCGACAACCGGCCCGGCACGCCCATCCTGTACCCCGACTCGGAGTTCAACGTCGCCGCGCGCGAGATCGCGAGCCGCTTCTACGGGCTCGACGACCTGCTCGTGGTCGCGACCTCGCCCATTCCGGGCCGCGTGTACACGCCCGACTCGTTCAAGTTCGTCGAGTCACTGCAGCGCGCCATGGAGTCCGACGAGAACGCGGGCGGAAGTCTCTCGCTGGTCGATCTGCAGAAGCAGACCAGCCGGCTGTTCCACAACGGCGACCCGCGCTTCGCCATGTGGATGCAGACCACCTCCGAGATCGCGGGCATCTCGTATCTCATGGAGACGAGCGTGCCGGCGCCCGGCATCCTCGATCCCTACCGCTCGCGCGACAGCCTGTCGCTCGCGGTGCGCATCTTCTACCGCGACCACCGCGCCGACACGGTCTCGGCCGCGATCGCGCGCCTGGAGCAGTTCACGCGCGAGGTGCGCCTGGACGGCAGCCTGGCGGTGCGGCTCGTGCCCGGCGAGCGCAGCTTCTTCCGGCGCCAGCGCTGGACCGACGCGCTGCTCGGCCCGCCCGTGCCCACGCTCGAGGTGAGCGAGGCCGGCCCCGGCGGCATTCGCAAGCCGATCGAGGTGCCGCGCGGCCTCACTCACTACGAGACACCGGAGGGCTTCGGCGTCGAGGTGCGGCACCCGAGCTGGCGCGCGCCCTACGAGCTGTGGGTCAAGACCGGCGCGAACGCGGAGTACGAACGCCAGCCGAGCAGCGCCTGGCTCAAGGACGGCGTCGAGCTGCGCTGGGCGGCGGGCAGCATCGGCGTGCTCGCGGCCGCGAACCAGGAGATCGAAGTCAGTCACGGCCTCTCGCTGGCGATCGTGTTCGCCGCGACCTTCGGCGTGCTCCTGGTGTCGTACCGGTCGGTGATCCTGGCGCTGATCACGCTGGCGTCGCTCGCCAGCGGCTCGCTGGCCGCGCTCGCGCTGCAATCGGTGATGAACATCGGCATCGACGTGAACACCCTGCCCGTCCAGGCGATCGGCGTCGGGCTGGGCGTGGACTACGCGATCTATCTCGTCGACCGCATCCTGCAGGAGCGCACGCGCATGCCGACGCGCGACGCGGCGATCCAGCACGCGATCCGCACCACGGGCATGGCCATCACCTTCACCGCCTCGACGCTGGTCGTGGGCATCGCGTTCTGGATCCCGATCTCGAGCCTGCGCTTCTCGGCCGAGATGAGTCTGCTCTTATCGGTGCTCATGATCGTGGACGCGCTGGGCGCGATCCTGCTCGTGCCCGCCATCATCCACCTGCTTCCCGCACGTCTCTTGGGCCGGGTGGCGTAAGCTCTCGGAGTGCAGCCGCAGACTCGCTTCACCCAGGCGGGTGGGGTCCGGATCGCCTATCAGGTGGTCGGGAGCGGCCCGCTCGACGTGGTGTTCGTGCCGGGCATCGTCGGCCACGTCGACTTCTGGTGGGAGGACCCGCGCGCGGCGCGTCTGTTCCGCCGGCTCGCCTCCTTCGCGCGCCTGATCCTGTTCGACAAGCGCGGGATCGGGGCGTCGGACCGCAGCAGTGACTGGGCCCCGCTCGAGGAGCGCATCGACGACCTGCGCGCCGTGATGGACGCGACCGCCGCGTACAGGCCCGCGATCGTGGGCGTGTCGGAGGGCGCGCCGATGTCGCTCTTGTTCGCGGCGACTCACCCGAGCCGCTGCCGCGCGCTGTGCCTGGTGGGCGGCTTCGCGAAGCTGGTCCGGACGCCCGACTACCCGCACGGCTTCGAGTCCGAGCAGATCGAGCAGGCCTTCGAGGGGGTCGTGGCTCACTGGGGCGAGCCCGGCCTGATGGACGTGCTCGCGCCGTCCCTGGCGTCCGATGCCGAGGAGCGCGCGCGCTGGGCGCGCTTCGAGCGTGTGGGCTCGAACCCGGCGGCGATCCGCGCCGCGGGACGAGTCATGCGCGAGATCGACCTGCGCCCGGTGCTGCCGCAGATCCGGACGCCGACGCTGATCATCCACGCGCGCGGTGATCTCGTGGTTCCGATCGGCGCAGGCCGCTATCTCGCCGAGCACATCCCCGGCGCCAAGATTGTCGAGTACGACTCGCGCGACCACGCCTTCTGGATCCACCCGGAACAAGTCGTCGACCCGATCCAGGAGTTCCTGACCGGCACGCGCACAGCGGCGGAGCCGAGCTCGGTGCTCGCCACGATCGTGTTCGTGGACATCGCGAAGTCGACCGAGCGCGCGGCCGAGCTGGGTGACTCGCGCTGGGCGGAGCTCCTGTCGCGCTACCACGCGCTCCTGCGGCACGAGCTCGTGGAGTTCCGCGGCGCCGAGCTCGACGAGGCGGGCGACGGTCTGCTCGCCGCCTTCGACGGGCCCGCGCGCGCCGTGCGCTTCGCGGAGCGCGTGCGCGACCGCGCGCGCGAGCTCGAGCTCGAGCTGCGGGCCAGCGTGCACACCGGTGAGTGCGAGCGGCTCGGCGGCAAGCTGGTCGGAATCGCGGTGCACGTCGGCGCCCGGCTGGCCGAGCTGGCCGCGCCGGGCGAAGTGGTCGTGTCGGGCACCGTGCGCGACCTGGTCGCGGGCTCGGGCCTGTGCTTCACCGACCGCGGCAGCCGCGCGCTGCGCGGCGTGCCCGGTGAGTGGCGCCTGTTCACAGCGGCGTGAGCTTCTGGTACACGCCGCGCCAGTAGACCAGCGGCTCCTGCTCCGCGTCGATGGTCGAGGCCTCGACCGAGCCGACGTACACGATGTGGTCGCCGGCGTCGATCTCCTCGCGCACGCTGCAGTCGATGCAGGCGAGCACGCCGGGCAGGCGCGGCGCCCCGGTCGCGCCGGTCTTGCAGTCGAGCCCGTCGAAGCGCACGGATTCGCGCTTCTTGTCCGCGAACAGGTTGGAGAGCGCACTGTGCGCGCGCCCCAGCACGTTCACCGTGAAGGCCTGCGACTTCTGGATCAGCACGTTGGTGTTCGACGCCTTGTCGGCGCACACCAGCACCAGCGGAGGGTCGAGGCTGACCGAGGAGAAGGCAGACACGGTCATGCCCAGGCGCGCCCCGCCGTGCTGCGCGGTCACGATCGTGACTCCGCTCGCCCAGCTGCCCAGCGAGCGCTTGAAGGTGTCTCGGTCTACGGGCACGGCCGGCTCACTGCACCGAGATCTTCAGCACGTCGCTGAACTTGATGCGGCCCGAGCTGCCCGTGAACTCGCCGAGCGGGCTCTTGCCGTAGGGCGTGTCGACTGCGCCGTGGGCGGCCGAGACCTCGGTGCCGTAGAACATGACCGCCGCGAGCGGGACCGAGCCGGCCTGGGCCGGCGCGCGCAGCTTCCAGGTCACCTTGCTGCTGGAGAACTTGCCCGCACCGGGATCCGCAGTGACTCCGTACACGTTCACGTAGGTGATGCCGGGCGGCAGCGCCGGGTTGCGGCCGTCGGTGAACTTGGTCTGCGCCTGACCGTCGGGCCCGATCACCTTGGGTTTGTCGAGCACGAGCCAGCCGCGCGCGGTGGCCGGAGCCGCCTGCCAGCGCTGGTTCGAGTCGACCAGCGCGACGCCCAGCACCGGTGCCGAGCCGCCCTGCGTCTCGACCGTGACCTCGAGCTCCTGTCCGGCCTTCACCGTCGCGGGCGCGCTCAGCTTCACGCTGGTGGAGGCGTCGATCTTCTGGATGCTGGCCACGAGCTCCTTGCGCTCGGCGTCGGACAGCTTGGCGTAGGGTGAGTCCTTGCCCGGCGACTGGATCTTGGCCAGGTGCTTGTTGGCGGCGAGCTCCGCCGACGCCCGCGTGGGCGGCACTCCCTCGAACTGGTTGTCGGAGACCGACGAGTGACAGCCCGCGCAGTAGGGCGCGACGTCGGTCACGTACGAGGGCGTCCCGCCCGGATAGGCCGACGCGGTCGCCGCGGCGGCGGCGAGCGCGAACGCGACGGGCAGCGCGAGTCTCTTCATCTCAGAACTCCTCATGGCAGTTGCGGCACGACGCGACGAGCGGCTCGCGCGCCAGGAACACCTGCTCGGCGGCGCGGCCGGTCGGGTGAGCCTCGTGGCACTGTACACAGTTCAGCGCGAACTTGGGCAGGTTGTGGACCTCGATCGCGTGGAACGCGTCGCCGCGTTTCGGCTCGTAGGTCTCGTGACACTGCACGCAGTCCTCGCGCCACAGAGGGTGCGCCATGACCGTGGGCTCGTCGAAGCGTCCGGTCAAGTAGACCAGCGCATCGCGCGCGGCCAGCAGCTTCACGCGCACGCGGTTCGCAAAGCTCGCGCCGCGGTGACACGAGATGCAGCGGAACTCGCGATCGTGCGCGAAGTGCGCCGACGCCAGGTTGACCGCCGGCGCGGTCTCGAACTCGCGGCGCTTCGCGTCGTGGAGCGGCGCCTGGCCCAGGTGGCACGAGGTGCAGAAGGCGTTGTGTGACTCGAGGAAGTCGGTGAGCAGCCAGCCGCCCGGCGCGCCCACGAGCGCCGCGAGCACCAGGCCGAGC
This genomic window contains:
- a CDS encoding YCF48-related protein, which produces MRAAAVALCATLFALSARGDESPELTQAIALTKARFPKLVHFANADHFLAGVDDAELESLKKRVESGTWDDSVQAAVWVVLEGFSREQGPAATFGRNLTSEIAGLAATSGKPEVLQGVGGVLEKFLLDPSHPFSIIAQGLLAEKIRCGAASLGMDEFVARITDETNPDKEFALGSTDGTVADRFGIHPHADLFSVAASGQNVVAVGYFGTVLVSHDAGDTWDVPATGTDEPLYAVSFGPDDEVWAAGRAGAVLFSKDAGRSWLRRPTPFARHVFGLYATDKGTVLAVGDFGLQLRTVDGGARWTCIPRVQDVILGRLVRAGASDAVGVGEFGTIERLHGAKPPATRGSLSGVPEDTYVYDAWLDADGKTGIAVGLTGTILRSSDGGASWAPVKTQFTQDLFGVGGNGDHVVVSGEGGLLALSTDGGLTFQAAESPSLPVPLLDVDFGDATHAYAVGPRGMVLRSSDGGAHFALVHPGSHK
- a CDS encoding MMPL family transporter; amino-acid sequence: MTAAERFSRFFALRRNWFAAVIAVISGFFLFQMRHLEIYTQFLDLLPRNHPFIRTYETYRDTYGNANTVVAAIVVRDGDIYRPEILRAIQKLTAELDSSVVPAEVNAFPASHYVTPKGIVATTVHHVVALADRLFHPATNYEAETGVDHNLVTSLTDRTARDARVQLDGTLISPQLVETIPEDAKGLADLREKVRRNPSVFGVLVSPDEKAALVRASFVETRLDYGALFKNLQQAKKDVEAEFPVDVYVTGQPLLFGWAYAFATEILLVFASTLVVSVLLLWAYFRRFYGVFLPMSGAAVNVIWGLGFAAWLNYNLDPLVLVVPMLITARAISHSVQFVERFYEEYEVLGDKDEACIRSMAELLLPGTLAILTDVFGLLTIGLATIPLMSKLGLLCAFWATSILVTEMLLNRLLILYLPAPSERAHRISPLTSRVLARAANVVVSRRGAILVTSAFAVQTAVCFWLALKVPVGDNRPGTPILYPDSEFNVAAREIASRFYGLDDLLVVATSPIPGRVYTPDSFKFVESLQRAMESDENAGGSLSLVDLQKQTSRLFHNGDPRFAMWMQTTSEIAGISYLMETSVPAPGILDPYRSRDSLSLAVRIFYRDHRADTVSAAIARLEQFTREVRLDGSLAVRLVPGERSFFRRQRWTDALLGPPVPTLEVSEAGPGGIRKPIEVPRGLTHYETPEGFGVEVRHPSWRAPYELWVKTGANAEYERQPSSAWLKDGVELRWAAGSIGVLAAANQEIEVSHGLSLAIVFAATFGVLLVSYRSVILALITLASLASGSLAALALQSVMNIGIDVNTLPVQAIGVGLGVDYAIYLVDRILQERTRMPTRDAAIQHAIRTTGMAITFTASTLVVGIAFWIPISSLRFSAEMSLLLSVLMIVDALGAILLVPAIIHLLPARLLGRVA
- a CDS encoding adenylate/guanylate cyclase domain-containing protein, giving the protein MQPQTRFTQAGGVRIAYQVVGSGPLDVVFVPGIVGHVDFWWEDPRAARLFRRLASFARLILFDKRGIGASDRSSDWAPLEERIDDLRAVMDATAAYRPAIVGVSEGAPMSLLFAATHPSRCRALCLVGGFAKLVRTPDYPHGFESEQIEQAFEGVVAHWGEPGLMDVLAPSLASDAEERARWARFERVGSNPAAIRAAGRVMREIDLRPVLPQIRTPTLIIHARGDLVVPIGAGRYLAEHIPGAKIVEYDSRDHAFWIHPEQVVDPIQEFLTGTRTAAEPSSVLATIVFVDIAKSTERAAELGDSRWAELLSRYHALLRHELVEFRGAELDEAGDGLLAAFDGPARAVRFAERVRDRARELELELRASVHTGECERLGGKLVGIAVHVGARLAELAAPGEVVVSGTVRDLVAGSGLCFTDRGSRALRGVPGEWRLFTAA
- a CDS encoding flavin reductase family protein, with product MPVDRDTFKRSLGSWASGVTIVTAQHGGARLGMTVSAFSSVSLDPPLVLVCADKASNTNVLIQKSQAFTVNVLGRAHSALSNLFADKKRESVRFDGLDCKTGATGAPRLPGVLACIDCSVREEIDAGDHIVYVGSVEASTIDAEQEPLVYWRGVYQKLTPL